From the Solanum stenotomum isolate F172 chromosome 4, ASM1918654v1, whole genome shotgun sequence genome, one window contains:
- the LOC125862104 gene encoding cytosolic Fe-S cluster assembly factor NBP35 isoform X1, with protein sequence MENGEIPENAPEHCPGPQSETAGKSDSCEGCPNQEICATAPKGPDPDLVAIVERMATVKHKILVLSGKGGVGKSTFSAQLAFALAAMDFEVGLLDIDICGPSIPKMLGLEGRELRRSNCGWIPAYVESNLGVISIGFMIPNPDEAAIWRGPRKTGLIKQFLRDVDWGELDFLVVDAPPGTSDEQITIVQSLEATGIDGAVIVTTPQQVSLIDVRKEVSFCKKVGVEVLGVVENMSGLSQPLSEFKFTRMTETGKQKDMTEWAMSYIRENAPEMLNLIACSEVFDASGGGAAKMCNDMGVPFLGKVPLDPQLCKAAEDGRSCFSDDKCRRASAPALKMIIEKILAQKNISTENGA encoded by the exons ATGGAAAACGGTGAAATCCCAGAGAATGCTCCTGAAC attgCCCAGGTCCACAATCTGAAACAGCAGGAAAATCTGATTCTTGTGAAGGATGCCCAAATCAAGAAATTTGTGCTACTGCTCCTAAAGGACCTGACCCAG ACTTGGTTGCAATAGTAGAAAGAATGGCAACTGTGAAGCACAAGATACTGGTTTTATCTGGCAAAGGTGGAGTTGGTAAGAGTACTTTCTCAGCTCAACTTGCTTTTGCATTGGCAGCTATGGATTTTGAAGTGGGTCTCCTTGACATTGATATCTGTGGCCCCAGCATCCCAAAAATGCTTGGTCTCGAAGGACGAGAGCTTCGCCGGAGTAATTGTGGATGGATACCTGCTTACGTTGAGTCTAACCTTGGGGTTATATCAATTGGTTTCATGATCCCCAACCCTGATGAAGCTGCTATATGGAGAGGGCCTCGCAAGACTGGTCTAATTAAGCAATTCCTCCGAGATGTTGATTGGGGAGAGCTTGATTTCCTTGTGGTTGATGCTCCACCTGGAACGTCAGATGAACAGATTACAATCGTTCAATCCCTCGAAGCAACTGGAATAGATGGCGCAGTTATAGTCACAACCCCACAACAGGTATCTCTGATAGATGTAAGGAAAGAAGTTAGTTTTTGCAAGAAAGTTGGGGTGGAGGTTCTTGGTGTTGTTGAGAACATGAGTGGTCTTTCCCAGCCACTCTCAGAATTCAAATTCACAAGAATGACAGAAACTGGCAAGCAGAAAGACATGACCGAATGGGCCATGTCTTATATCAGAGAGAATGCCCCAGAAATGCTGAACTTGATTGCTTGTAGTGAAGTTTTTGATGCCAGTGGTGGAGGTGCTGCAAAGATGTGCAACGATATGGGTGTCCCGTTTCTTGGAAAAGTACCACTGGATCCTCAGCTATGTAAAGCAGCCGAAGATGGAAGATCATGCTTTTCAGATGATAAATGCCGCCGGGCAAGTGCCCCTGCGCTCAAGATGATAATAGAAAAGATATTAGCTCAGAAAAACATCTCAACAGAGAATGGAGCATag
- the LOC125862104 gene encoding cytosolic Fe-S cluster assembly factor NBP35 isoform X6, translating into MENGEIPENAPEHCPGPQSETAGKSDSCEGCPNQEICATAPKGPDPDLVAIVERMATVKHKILVLSGKGGVGKSTFSAQLAFALAAMDFEVGLLDIDICGPSIPKMLGLEGRELRRSNCGWIPAYVESNLGVISIGFMIPNPDEAAIWRGPRKTGLIKQFLRDVDWGELDFLVVDAPPGTSDEHISIVQFLQATGIDGAVIVTTPQQVSLIDVRKEVSFCKKVGVEVLGVVENMSGLSQPLSEFKFTRTTETGEQKDMTEWAMSYIRENAPEMLNLIACTEVFDTSGGGAAKMCNDMGVPFLGKVPLDPQLCKAAEEGRSCFSDDKCQASAPALKMIIEKMLAEKNISTENGA; encoded by the exons ATGGAAAACGGTGAAATCCCAGAGAATGCTCCTGAAC attgCCCAGGTCCACAATCTGAAACAGCAGGAAAATCTGATTCTTGTGAAGGATGCCCAAATCAAGAAATTTGTGCTACTGCTCCTAAAGGACCTGACCCAG ACTTGGTTGCAATAGTAGAAAGAATGGCAACTGTGAAGCACAAGATACTGGTTTTATCTGGCAAAGGTGGAGTTGGTAAGAGTACTTTCTCAGCTCAACTTGCTTTTGCATTGGCAGCTATGGATTTTGAAGTGGGTCTCCTTGACATTGATATCTGTGGCCCCAGCATCCCAAAAATGCTTGGTCTCGAAGGACGAGAGCTTCGCCGGAGTAATTGTGGATGGATACCTGCTTACGTTGAGTCTAACCTTGGGGTTATATCAATTGGTTTCATGATCCCCAACCCTGATGAAGCTGCTATATGGAGAGGGCCTCGCAAGACTGGTCTAATTAAGCAATTCCTCCGAGATGTTGATTGGGGAGAGCTTGATTTCCTTGTGGTTGATGCTCCAC CTGGGACGTCAGATGAACATATTTCAATCGTTCAATTCCTCCAAGCAACTGGAATAGATGGCGCAGTTATAGTCACAACCCCACAACAGGTATCCCTGATAGATGTAAGGAAAGAAGTTAGTTTTTGCAAGAAAGTTGGGGTTGAGGTTCTTGGCGTTGTTGAGAACATGAGTGGTCTTTCCCAGCCACTCTCAGAATTCAAATTCACGAGAACGACAGAGACTGGGGAGCAGAAAGACATGACCGAGTGGGCCATGTCTTATATCAGAGAGAACGCCCCAGAAATGCTGAACTTGATTGCTTGTACTGAAGTTTTTGATACCAGTGGCGGAGGTGCTGCAAAGATGTGCAACGATATGGGTGTCCCGTTTCTTGGAAAAGTACCACTAGATCCTCAGCTATGTAAAGCAGCCGAAGAAGGAAGATCATGCTTTTCAGATGATAAATGCCAGGCAAGTGCCCCTGCGCTCAAGATGATAATAGAAAAGATGTTGGCTGAGAAAAACATCTCAACAGAGAATGGAGCATAG
- the LOC125861706 gene encoding ankyrin repeat-containing protein At5g02620-like, which produces MIMEKQVSFQGATMEKQQSFRNGVMEKQKSFRGIMEKQKSFRIAMERQMSFGGERKRGKDSPGKRGDSPLHLAARAGNFGKVKEIIQKFDEKGIKDLLCQQNQEGETALYVAAENGHSLVVAEFLKHLDLEIASIVANNGYDTLHVAARQGHLDVLQELLHSFPNLVMTTDSSNSTALHTAAAQGHIHVVNMLLEIDSNLAKIARNNGKTVLHTAARMGHLEIVRSLLSKDPEIGFRTDKKGQTALHMAAKGQNVDIVLELIKPNPAVLALEDNKGNTALHIATRKGRIQMVQCLISIEGIDLNTLNKAGETVLEIAEKFGTPELVSILKEAGATHSKDHGKPPGPAKQLKQSVSDIKHDVHSQLQQSRQTGFKVRKIAMKVKKLHISGLNNAINNATVVAVLIATVAFAAIFTVPGQYVEKKTDGFSLGEAHIGRKAAFIIFFLFDSMALFISVAVVVVQTSVVVIEQKAKKRLMFWINKLMWAACLFISVAFISLSYVVVGAKERWLAVYATVVGCIIMLTTFGSMCYCVVQHRLEESRLRSIRRTETNSRSFPLSVASDPELCSENYKRMYAV; this is translated from the exons ATGATCATGGAGAAACAGGTTAGTTTCCAGGGTGCAACAATGGAAAAACAGCAAAGTTTTCGAAACGGGGTGATGGAGAAGCAGAAGAGCTTTAGAGGAATAATGGAAAAACAGAAAAGTTTTAGGATAGCAATGGAGAGGCAAATGAGTTTTGGTGGTGAGAGGAAAAGGGGTAAGGATTCACCGGGGAAACGAGGGGATTCCCCGTTGCATCTTGCAGCTAGAGCTGGAAATTTCGGAAAGGTGAAAGAAATTATTCAGAAGTTTGATGAAAAAGGCATAAAAGACTTGTTATGTCAGCAAAACCAAGAGGGTGAGACTGCTTTATATGTTGCTGCTGAGAATGGTCATAGTTTGGTTGTTGCAGAGTTCTTGAAACATTTAGACCTTGAAATCGCTTCTATTGTGGCAAATAATGGTTATGATACACTTCATGTTGCAGCAAGGCAGGGTCATCTTG ATGTACTACAGGAACTGCTGCATTCCTTTCCAAACTTAGTCATGACCACAGATTCGTCCAATTCTACGGCGTTACATACTGCAGCTGCACAGGGACATATTCATGTAGTAAATATGCTTCTGGAGATTGATTCTAACCTTGCTAAGATAGCTCGGAACAACGGAAAGACTGTGCTCCATACAGCAGCAAGAATGGGACACTTGGAGATAGTTAGATCCCTTCTTAGCAAGGATCCTGAGATTGGCTTTAGAACAGATAAAAAAGGCCAGACTGCCTTGCACATGGCTGCAAAGGGACAAAATGTTGACATCGTGCTCGAATTAATCAAACCAAATCCTGCTGTTTTGGCCTTGGAAGATAACAAAGGAAACACAGCACTTCATATTGCAACAAGAAAGGGACGGATACAG ATGGTACAATGTCTTATATCAATTGAGGGCATTGATCTTAACACCCTTAATAAGGCTGGAGAAACAGTTCTTGAGATTGCAGAAAAGTTTGGAACTCCGGAGCTTGTTTCTATTTTGAAAGAAGCCGGAGCTACCCATTCCAAAGATCATGGGAAGCCACCTGGTCCTGCAAAGCAACTCAAGCAGTCTGTCAGTGACATAAAACATGATGTGCATTCCCAGCTCCAACAGAGTCGGCAGACTGGCTTCAAAGTACGAAAAATTGCAATGAAGGTGAAGAAGCTCCACATTAGTGGTCTTAACAACGCCATCAACAATGCAACAGTTGTTGCTGTCCTTATTGCTACTGTTGCTTTTGCTGCCATCTTCACTGTACCTGGGCAATATGTTGAAAAGAAAACAGATGGATTTTCGCTTGGAGAAGCACACATAGGGAGAAAAGCAGCATTCATAATCTTCTTCTTGTTTGACAGTATGGCATTGTTCATTTCAGTTGCTGTTGTTGTGGTCCAGACGTCTGTTGTCGTGATTGAACAGAAAGCAAAGAAACGACTCATGTTTTGGATAAACAAGCTAATGTGGGCAGCTTGTCTCTTCATCTCAGTCGCCTTTATATCTCTTAGTTATGTGGTAGTTGGAGCTAAGGAAAGATGGCTTGCTGTGTATGCAACTGTGGTTGGTTGCATAATAATGCTCACTACATTTGGCTCCATGTGCTATTGTGTGGttcaacataggctagaagaaTCGAGGTTGAGGAGCATTCGAAGAACTGAGACTAATTCACGTTCTTTCCCATTGTCTGTGGCATCAGATCCAGAGCTATGCAGTGAGAACTACAAGAGGATGTATGCAGTATAG
- the LOC125862104 gene encoding cytosolic Fe-S cluster assembly factor NBP35 isoform X3 yields MENGEIPENAPEHCPGPQSETAGKSDSCEGCPNQEICATAPKGPDPDLVAIVERMATVKHKILVLSGKGGVGKSTFSAQLAFALAAMDFEVGLLDIDICGPSIPKMLGLEGREIHQSNIGWSPIYVESNLGVMSIGFMLPNPDEAVIWRGPRKNGLIKQFLKEVYWGELDFLVVDAPPGTSDEHISIVQFLQATGIDGAVIVTTPQQVSLIDVRKEVSFCKKVGVEVLGVVENMSGLSQPLSEFKFTRTTETGEQKDMTEWAMSYIRENAPEMLNLIACTEVFDTSGGGAAKMCNDMGVPFLGKVPLDPQLCKAAEEGRSCFSDDKCQASAPALKMIIEKMLAEKNISTENGA; encoded by the exons ATGGAAAACGGTGAAATCCCAGAGAATGCTCCTGAAC attgCCCAGGTCCACAATCTGAAACAGCAGGAAAATCTGATTCTTGTGAAGGATGCCCAAATCAAGAAATTTGTGCTACTGCTCCTAAAGGACCTGACCCAG ACTTGGTTGCAATAGTAGAAAGAATGGCAACTGTGAAGCACAAGATACTGGTTTTATCTGGCAAAGGTGGAGTTGGTAAGAGTACTTTCTCAGCTCAACTTGCTTTTGCATTGGCAGCTATGGATTTTGAAGTGG GTCTCCTTGACATTGATATCTGTGGCCCGAGCATCCCAAAGATGCTTGGTCTCGAAGGACGAGAGATTCACCAGAGTAATATTGGATGGTCCCCTATTTACGTTGAGTCTAACCTTGGGGTTATGTCAATTGGTTTCATGCTCCCCAACCCTGATGAAGCTGTCATATGGAGAGGGCCTCGCAAGAATGGTCTAATTAAGCAATTCCTCAAAGAAGTTTATTGGGGAGAGCTTGATTTCCTTGTGGTTGATGCTCCACCTGGGACGTCAGATGAACATATTTCAATCGTTCAATTCCTCCAAGCAACTGGAATAGATGGCGCAGTTATAGTCACAACCCCACAACAGGTATCCCTGATAGATGTAAGGAAAGAAGTTAGTTTTTGCAAGAAAGTTGGGGTTGAGGTTCTTGGCGTTGTTGAGAACATGAGTGGTCTTTCCCAGCCACTCTCAGAATTCAAATTCACGAGAACGACAGAGACTGGGGAGCAGAAAGACATGACCGAGTGGGCCATGTCTTATATCAGAGAGAACGCCCCAGAAATGCTGAACTTGATTGCTTGTACTGAAGTTTTTGATACCAGTGGCGGAGGTGCTGCAAAGATGTGCAACGATATGGGTGTCCCGTTTCTTGGAAAAGTACCACTAGATCCTCAGCTATGTAAAGCAGCCGAAGAAGGAAGATCATGCTTTTCAGATGATAAATGCCAGGCAAGTGCCCCTGCGCTCAAGATGATAATAGAAAAGATGTTGGCTGAGAAAAACATCTCAACAGAGAATGGAGCATAG
- the LOC125862104 gene encoding cytosolic Fe-S cluster assembly factor NBP35 isoform X4, whose translation MENGEIPENAPEHCPGPQSETAGKSDSCEGCPNQEICATAPKGPDPDLVAIVERMATVKHKILVLSGKGGVGKSTFSAQLAFALAAMDFQVGLLDIDICGPSIPKMLGLEGREIHQSNIGWSPIYVESNLGVMSIGFMLPNPDEAVIWRGPRKNGLIKQFLKEVYWGELDFLVVDAPPGTSDEHISIVQFLQATGIDGAVIVTTPQQVSLIDVRKEVSFCKKVGVEVLGVVENMSGLSQPLSEFKFTRTTETGEQKDMTEWAMSYIRENAPEMLNLIACTEVFDTSGGGAAKMCNDMGVPFLGKVPLDPQLCKAAEEGRSCFSDDKCQASAPALKMIIEKMLAEKNISTENGA comes from the exons ATGGAAAACGGTGAAATCCCAGAGAATGCTCCTGAAC attgCCCAGGTCCACAATCTGAAACAGCAGGAAAATCTGATTCTTGTGAAGGATGCCCAAATCAAGAAATTTGTGCTACTGCTCCTAAAGGACCTGACCCAG ACTTGGTTGCAATAGTAGAAAGAATGGCAACTGTGAAGCACAAGATACTGGTTTTATCTGGCAAAGGAGGAGTTGGTAAGAGTACTTTCTCAGCTCAACTTGCTTTTGCATTGGCAGCTATGGATTTTCAAGTAGGTCTCCTTGACATTGATATCTGTGGCCCGAGCATCCCAAAGATGCTTGGTCTCGAAGGACGAGAGATTCACCAGAGTAATATTGGATGGTCCCCTATTTACGTTGAGTCTAACCTTGGGGTTATGTCAATTGGTTTCATGCTCCCCAACCCTGATGAAGCTGTCATATGGAGAGGGCCTCGCAAGAATGGTCTAATTAAGCAATTCCTCAAAGAAGTTTATTGGGGAGAGCTTGATTTCCTTGTGGTTGATGCTCCACCTGGGACGTCAGATGAACATATTTCAATCGTTCAATTCCTCCAAGCAACTGGAATAGATGGCGCAGTTATAGTCACAACCCCACAACAGGTATCCCTGATAGATGTAAGGAAAGAAGTTAGTTTTTGCAAGAAAGTTGGGGTTGAGGTTCTTGGCGTTGTTGAGAACATGAGTGGTCTTTCCCAGCCACTCTCAGAATTCAAATTCACGAGAACGACAGAGACTGGGGAGCAGAAAGACATGACCGAGTGGGCCATGTCTTATATCAGAGAGAACGCCCCAGAAATGCTGAACTTGATTGCTTGTACTGAAGTTTTTGATACCAGTGGCGGAGGTGCTGCAAAGATGTGCAACGATATGGGTGTCCCGTTTCTTGGAAAAGTACCACTAGATCCTCAGCTATGTAAAGCAGCCGAAGAAGGAAGATCATGCTTTTCAGATGATAAATGCCAGGCAAGTGCCCCTGCGCTCAAGATGATAATAGAAAAGATGTTGGCTGAGAAAAACATCTCAACAGAGAATGGAGCATAG
- the LOC125862104 gene encoding cytosolic Fe-S cluster assembly factor NBP35 isoform X5: protein MENGEIPENAPEHCPGPQSETAGKSDACEGCPNQEICATAPKGPDPDLVAIVERMATVKHKILVLSGKGGVGKSTFSAQLAFALAAMDFQVGLLDIDICGPSIPKMLGLEGREIHQSNIGWSPIYVESNLGVMSIGFMLPNPDEAVIWRGPRKNGLIKQFLKEVYWGELDFLVVDAPPGTSDEHISIVQFLQATGIDGAVIVTTPQQVSLIDVRKEVSFCKKVGVEVLGVVENMSGLSQPLSEFKFTRTTETGEQKDMTEWAMSYIRENAPEMLNLIACTEVFDTSGGGAAKMCNDMGVPFLGKVPLDPQLCKAAEEGRSCFSDDKCQASAPALKMIIEKMLAEKNISTENGA from the exons ATGGAAAACGGTGAAATCCCAGAGAATGCTCCTGAAC attGCCCAGGTCCACAATCTGAAACAGCAGGAAAATCTGATGCTTGTGAAGGATGCCCAAATCAAGAAATTTGTGCTACTGCTCCTAAAGGACCTGACCCAG ACTTGGTTGCAATAGTAGAAAGAATGGCAACTGTGAAGCACAAGATACTGGTTTTATCTGGCAAAGGAGGAGTTGGTAAGAGTACTTTCTCAGCTCAACTTGCTTTTGCATTGGCAGCTATGGATTTTCAAGTAGGTCTCCTTGACATTGATATCTGTGGCCCGAGCATCCCAAAGATGCTTGGTCTCGAAGGACGAGAGATTCACCAGAGTAATATTGGATGGTCCCCTATTTACGTTGAGTCTAACCTTGGGGTTATGTCAATTGGTTTCATGCTCCCCAACCCTGATGAAGCTGTCATATGGAGAGGGCCTCGCAAGAATGGTCTAATTAAGCAATTCCTCAAAGAAGTTTATTGGGGAGAGCTTGATTTCCTTGTGGTTGATGCTCCACCTGGGACGTCAGATGAACATATTTCAATCGTTCAATTCCTCCAAGCAACTGGAATAGATGGCGCAGTTATAGTCACAACCCCACAACAGGTATCCCTGATAGATGTAAGGAAAGAAGTTAGTTTTTGCAAGAAAGTTGGGGTTGAGGTTCTTGGCGTTGTTGAGAACATGAGTGGTCTTTCCCAGCCACTCTCAGAATTCAAATTCACGAGAACGACAGAGACTGGGGAGCAGAAAGACATGACCGAGTGGGCCATGTCTTATATCAGAGAGAACGCCCCAGAAATGCTGAACTTGATTGCTTGTACTGAAGTTTTTGATACCAGTGGCGGAGGTGCTGCAAAGATGTGCAACGATATGGGTGTCCCGTTTCTTGGAAAAGTACCACTAGATCCTCAGCTATGTAAAGCAGCCGAAGAAGGAAGATCATGCTTTTCAGATGATAAATGCCAGGCAAGTGCCCCTGCGCTCAAGATGATAATAGAAAAGATGTTGGCTGAGAAAAACATCTCAACAGAGAATGGAGCATAG
- the LOC125862996 gene encoding pentatricopeptide repeat-containing protein At2g03880, mitochondrial: MKTLLRFKENVISVRGLVLSGPLSPLLLQHLRCCSGAAIQWQNERVPIKCSDLLDEFTTYCYARDLPRAMNALNALQIQKIWADAVTYSELIKCCLARGAVEQGKRVHQHVFSNGYEPKTFLVNTLMNMYVKFNMLDEAQALFDQMSDRNVVSWTTMIAAYSSAKINNKALEFLIFMMRDGVRPNMFTYSSVLRACDDLSNLRQLHCSLLKVGLESDVFVRSALIDVYSKMGQLECAMCTFNEMVTGDLVVWNSIIGGFAQNSDGDEALTLFKRMKRVGFSADQSTLTSALRACTSLALLEVGRQVHVHVLKFKRDLILDNALLDMYCKCGNLEDSHQIFSQMVEKDVISWSTMIIGYAQNGFSRKALELFKEMKVSGIRPNYITVLGVLFACSHAGLVEDGQYYFHSMKKLFGIDPGREHYGCMVDLLGRSGKLDEAVKLIREMECEPDAVTWRTLLGACRVHRNMDLAEYAAKQIIKLDPSDAGTYILLSNIYARTQKWEDVTDLRRSMKERGVKKEPGCSWIEVNKQIHAFIMGDNSHPQKEEINEELNQIIWRLKEVGYVPDTNFVLQDLEDEQMEDSLLYHSEKIAVAFGVLSLSREKTIRIRKNLRICGDCHLFVKLLAQIERRSIVIRDPIRYHHFQDGICSCGDYW, from the coding sequence ATGAAAACCTTATTGAGATTCAAAGAAAATGTCATATCAGTACGCGGATTGGTTTTGTCTGGTCCATTGTCACCACTTCTGCTTCAGCATCTGCGTTGTTGCTCTGGTGCAGCAATTCAGTGGCAGAATGAGAGAGTACCAATCAAATGTAGTGATTTGCTCGATGAGTTCACTACTTACTGCTATGCAAGGGATCTTCCCAGGGCAATGAACGCATTGAATGCCTTGCAAATTCAAAAGATATGGGCTGATGCTGTCACCTACTCTGAACTCATTAAGTGTTGTTTGGCTCGTGGTGCGGTGGAACAAGGTAAACGAGTCCACCAACATGTGTTCTCGAATGGTTATGAGCCTAAAACGTTCCTTGTTAACACACTTATGAATATGTATGTGAAGTTTAACATGTTGGATGAAGCACAAGCTTTGTTTGATCAAATGTCTGACAGGAATGTTGTCTCCTGGACTACCATGATAGCTGCCTACTCTAGTGCTAAGATCAATAACAAGGCTTTGGAGTTTTTGATCTTCATGATGAGAGATGGCGTGAGACCTAATATGTTTACTTACTCCTCTGTTCTGAGAGCTTGTGATGACCTTTCCAATCTTAGGCAGCTCCACTGTAGCTTACTTAAAGTTGGTCTGGAGTCTGATGTATTTGTCCGAAGTGCTCTTATTGATGTTTACTCCAAAATGGGTCAACTCGAATGTGCAATGTGCACTTTTAATGAGATGGTGACTGGCGATCTTGTTGTGTGGAATTCCATTATTGGTGGATTTGCTCAAAACAGTGATGGGGATGAAGCTTTGACTCTCTTTAAAAGAATGAAGAGAGTTGGATTCTCAGCTGATCAGTCGACCTTGACAAGTGCTCTTAGAGCTTGTACTAGTTTAGCACTTTTAGAAGTTGGAAGGcaagttcatgttcatgtacTCAAGTTCAAGCGGGACCTAATCCTTGATAATGCACTTTTGGACATGTATTGCAAGTGTGGCAATTTGGAAGATTCCCACCAAATATTTAGTCAGATGGTAGAGAAGGATGTAATCTCCTGGAGCACCATGATCATAGGCTACGCCCAGAATGGTTTCAGCAGAAAAGCACTGGAATTGTTCAAGGAGATGAAAGTCTCAGGGATCAGACCAAACTACATCACTGTTCTTGGAGTTTTATTTGCTTGTAGCCATGCAGGACTGGTAGAAGATGGACAATATTACTTCCACTCAATGAAAAAGCTCTTTGGTATTGATCCAGGAAGAGAACACTACGGCTGCATGGTTGATCTTCTTGGAAGATCTGGAAAGCTAGATGAAGCGGTGAAACTAATCCGTGAAATGGAATGTGAACCAGATGCAGTGACATGGAGAACATTGCTTGGTGCCTGCAGAGTACATCGTAACATGGATTTAGCTGAGTATGCTGCCAAACAAATTATAAAGCTGGATCCAAGTGATGCGGGAACTTACATATTACTATCTAACATATATGCGCGTACTCAAAAATGGGAAGACGTTACGGACTTGAGAAGGTCCATGAAGGAAAGAGGAGTGAAGAAGGAACCGGGATGCAGCTGGATTGAAGTAAACAAACAAATCCATGCTTTTATAATGGGAGACAACTCACATCCACAAAAGGAGGAAATTAACGAAGAGCTAAATCAGATTATTTGGAGATTAAAGGAGGTGGGATATGTTCCAGACACAAACTTTGTCTTGCAAGATCTTGAAGATGAACAGATGGAAGACTCACTTCTGTACCACAGTGAGAAAATAGCTGTTGCCTTTGGTGTACTGAGCCTGTCTAGAGAGAAGACCATTAGAATCAGGAAAAATCTCAGGATATGTGGAGATTGTCATTTATTTGTGAAACTTTTGGCACAGATAGAGCGTCGAAGCATTGTCATAAGAGATCCAATCCGGTACCATCATTTTCAGGATGGTATTTGTTCTTGCGGAGATTATTGGTAG